The following coding sequences are from one Ancylobacter sp. TS-1 window:
- a CDS encoding phage late control D family protein, whose protein sequence is MFKTPVFQLYKGDEDLMATRAPYFLGASFTDQVGRENDELQVFLNDEHRQLPLPREGDLLYARAGYRETGVKRLGAFKVEKYGLGWQPGGAEAMVMTARAVAFTGPVKAGGTRHFDDMTLADILGETAKSAGLTLAIDPALAQIRIPYALRWETSPIDFATRLAAEHGGVVKPGGERLAITRKGSGRDAGGNELPRIRVSRFGSGGWNIEGEPRPRQGTVAAAYQDPQTGRRQLASESTGQDGPVHNLIHPRATKAEAEAAAAAQARDLNMQTGAGFFVVEFDPAYSAGAMVEATGFGEGIDGTWPSERISTSWEKGSPVMSTIDVTAEAEGGRENE, encoded by the coding sequence ATGTTCAAGACGCCTGTCTTTCAGCTCTACAAGGGTGACGAGGATCTGATGGCGACCAGGGCGCCCTATTTCCTTGGCGCCAGCTTCACCGACCAGGTCGGCCGGGAGAACGACGAGCTTCAGGTGTTCCTCAATGATGAGCACCGCCAGCTGCCGCTACCACGCGAGGGCGATCTTCTGTACGCCCGTGCCGGCTATCGCGAGACGGGCGTGAAGCGGCTCGGAGCCTTCAAGGTCGAGAAATACGGGCTCGGCTGGCAGCCGGGCGGCGCCGAGGCCATGGTGATGACGGCGCGGGCCGTGGCCTTTACCGGGCCGGTGAAGGCCGGTGGCACCCGGCACTTCGACGATATGACGCTGGCCGATATCCTCGGCGAAACCGCGAAGTCGGCCGGCCTGACGCTGGCCATCGACCCGGCGCTGGCACAGATCCGCATCCCCTACGCCCTGCGCTGGGAGACGAGCCCGATAGACTTCGCGACGCGGCTGGCGGCCGAGCATGGGGGCGTGGTGAAGCCCGGCGGTGAGCGGCTTGCAATCACCCGCAAGGGCTCCGGCCGCGACGCCGGGGGCAACGAGTTGCCGCGCATCCGCGTTTCGCGCTTCGGCAGCGGCGGCTGGAACATTGAGGGCGAGCCCCGGCCGCGTCAGGGCACCGTGGCGGCGGCCTACCAGGACCCGCAGACGGGACGCCGCCAGCTTGCAAGCGAGAGCACCGGACAGGACGGGCCGGTGCACAATCTGATCCATCCCCGCGCGACGAAAGCTGAGGCGGAAGCCGCCGCGGCGGCGCAGGCGCGCGACCTCAACATGCAGACCGGCGCCGGCTTCTTCGTGGTGGAGTTCGACCCTGCCTATTCCGCCGGCGCGATGGTCGAAGCGACAGGATTCGGCGAGGGCATCGACGGCACATGGCCCAGCGAACGGATCTCCACCAGCTGGGAAAAGGGTTCGCCCGTGATGTCGACCATCGACGTGACGGCTGAGGCGGAAGGAGGACGGGAGAATGAGTGA
- a CDS encoding tail protein X: protein MTTVDRIYRTTRDGERLDRIARAELGSEKGGTVEAILDLNPGLAHLGPLFPVGTTIKLPPRDTRTRAADVPRIWGS from the coding sequence ATGACGACGGTGGACCGCATCTATCGCACCACGCGCGACGGCGAACGGCTGGACCGCATCGCGCGTGCCGAGCTCGGCAGCGAGAAGGGCGGCACCGTCGAGGCCATCCTCGATCTCAATCCCGGCCTCGCGCACCTCGGGCCGCTGTTCCCTGTCGGCACCACGATCAAGCTGCCGCCCCGCGACACCCGCACGCGCGCCGCCGACGTGCCGCGTATCTGGGGCAGCTGA
- a CDS encoding phage tail protein, translated as MALMCIGSHVFQPVGLNGKTMEFTTEAVLAEFPRWGAQDGAQWHGMRRDTFVIAGILFPDAIGGLSDYQAIRASQNGGLALPVIQMGAGFIGSVLGTFVVERVSDLTEYGGKKLGFEVELRSV; from the coding sequence ATGGCGCTGATGTGCATCGGGTCGCACGTGTTCCAGCCGGTCGGGCTCAACGGAAAGACCATGGAGTTCACCACCGAGGCGGTGCTCGCCGAATTCCCGCGCTGGGGTGCGCAGGATGGAGCGCAATGGCACGGCATGCGCCGGGACACCTTCGTGATCGCCGGCATCCTCTTTCCCGACGCCATCGGCGGGCTGTCGGACTATCAGGCGATTCGCGCCAGCCAGAATGGCGGCCTCGCATTGCCGGTGATCCAGATGGGTGCTGGTTTCATCGGCTCTGTGCTGGGTACCTTCGTCGTCGAGCGGGTGTCGGACCTGACGGAGTATGGCGGCAAAAAGCTGGGCTTCGAGGTGGAGCTGCGCTCGGTATGA
- a CDS encoding phage tail tape measure protein, with amino-acid sequence MSTLDVALRLRLINQLTGPANKVEKDLRDVDQAVRRLNGARGGQRLAGDLNRVAGEANKADAAMRKLDQSARRLRDTRGRFAGGTGLGGVSGGGVRAGAMAGAEEAAAASGASPLLYGLAGRGLGAAGGAAALGVAGVAAALGGAIKSAMSFEDAMAEVRKAVDLSDTEFAGLEQTILRISRETPLAKEEIAKLVAQAGFAGRPIQDLARFGTHAAKAAVAFGLSAEESGDRLAKLGNVFQLSQERIEALADAVNYLGDNMAAKEADIMEFLGRVGGQARIFGLSEAQTAAFGSAILSLGVSSEVASTGFNALMTKLGTASKQSKAFQGGLKALGLSSKQLSRMIAEGPAEAIVEVFRRIKKLAPEKQMAVLTDMMGLEYADDAARMAQSLDLIIQALDMINDPSRSKGSVDRAFSIFDELTSSKLTKVGNQFAALGVNIGKWLTPAIRVAADAASWLLEKINGAFERSADIGEIAAKAISAVQGAIDAASAGAKKVAEIVSNLGGSPAGQKDHPILGAVQRQLALERELAADEAAAGKGDIGAQQRVLNLRAQLNQIRSEIEAALKVPGAAEAASQSMEAVAKAIGAEGEQAVEEARAISERIRALFNFTATPTISPQFAPAGGATLKDGSPVPLPPKKPQRTGAIGGDRSFAQANTFNIYGDNPQRTARAIDRRLARLGSGAGALTDRVG; translated from the coding sequence ATGAGCACGCTCGACGTTGCGCTGCGCCTGCGCCTCATCAATCAGCTGACCGGCCCGGCCAACAAGGTCGAGAAGGATCTGCGTGACGTCGATCAGGCCGTGCGCCGGCTCAATGGCGCCCGAGGTGGCCAGCGGCTGGCGGGCGATCTCAACCGCGTCGCCGGCGAGGCCAACAAGGCCGATGCCGCCATGCGCAAGTTGGACCAGAGCGCCCGGCGCCTTCGAGACACGCGCGGGCGCTTTGCCGGCGGCACCGGCCTCGGCGGTGTCAGCGGAGGCGGCGTGCGGGCCGGGGCCATGGCCGGCGCCGAGGAAGCCGCTGCGGCATCGGGAGCCTCGCCGCTTCTCTACGGTCTGGCGGGGCGCGGGCTGGGCGCGGCCGGCGGCGCCGCAGCGCTCGGAGTTGCCGGTGTAGCTGCGGCGCTGGGCGGCGCGATCAAATCCGCCATGTCCTTCGAGGACGCGATGGCCGAGGTTCGCAAGGCGGTCGATCTGTCGGACACCGAATTCGCCGGACTGGAACAGACCATCCTGCGTATCAGCCGCGAGACGCCGCTCGCCAAGGAGGAGATCGCCAAGCTGGTCGCCCAGGCGGGGTTCGCCGGCCGGCCCATTCAGGATCTCGCCCGGTTCGGCACCCACGCGGCGAAGGCCGCTGTGGCGTTCGGTCTTTCGGCCGAGGAAAGCGGCGACCGTCTGGCCAAGCTGGGCAACGTGTTCCAGTTGAGCCAGGAGCGCATCGAGGCACTGGCCGACGCCGTGAACTATCTCGGTGACAACATGGCCGCGAAGGAAGCGGACATCATGGAGTTCCTCGGCCGGGTGGGCGGGCAGGCGCGCATTTTCGGCCTGTCGGAAGCACAGACGGCGGCCTTCGGGTCCGCCATCCTTTCGCTGGGTGTCTCGTCCGAGGTGGCTTCGACGGGCTTCAACGCGTTGATGACGAAGCTTGGCACCGCCAGCAAGCAGAGCAAGGCGTTTCAGGGTGGGCTGAAGGCCCTCGGCCTCTCCAGCAAGCAGCTGTCGCGGATGATCGCCGAGGGGCCGGCCGAGGCCATCGTGGAGGTGTTCCGGCGCATCAAGAAGCTGGCGCCCGAGAAGCAGATGGCGGTTCTCACCGACATGATGGGTCTGGAATATGCGGACGATGCCGCCCGCATGGCGCAGTCGCTCGATCTGATCATTCAGGCGCTCGACATGATCAATGATCCCTCGCGCAGCAAGGGGTCGGTGGACCGGGCATTCTCCATCTTCGACGAGCTCACCTCGTCCAAGCTCACCAAGGTCGGCAACCAGTTCGCTGCGTTGGGCGTCAATATCGGCAAATGGCTGACGCCAGCGATCAGAGTAGCGGCCGACGCGGCGTCCTGGTTGCTGGAGAAGATCAATGGAGCTTTCGAACGGTCGGCGGACATCGGCGAAATCGCCGCGAAGGCGATCTCGGCGGTGCAGGGGGCGATCGACGCGGCCAGCGCCGGGGCAAAGAAAGTCGCGGAAATCGTCTCGAATCTGGGGGGCTCTCCCGCCGGCCAGAAGGATCATCCGATCCTCGGGGCGGTGCAGCGCCAGCTGGCGCTGGAACGTGAACTTGCAGCGGATGAGGCCGCGGCGGGCAAGGGCGACATCGGTGCCCAGCAGCGCGTGCTCAACCTTCGCGCCCAGCTCAACCAGATCCGCAGCGAGATCGAGGCCGCGCTAAAGGTGCCGGGCGCGGCCGAGGCGGCCTCGCAGTCGATGGAGGCCGTTGCGAAAGCTATCGGCGCCGAAGGCGAGCAGGCGGTTGAGGAGGCGCGCGCGATCTCGGAGCGCATCCGCGCCCTGTTCAACTTCACCGCCACGCCGACCATCTCGCCACAGTTTGCCCCCGCCGGCGGCGCCACCCTCAAGGATGGCTCGCCCGTGCCGCTGCCGCCGAAAAAGCCCCAGCGCACCGGCGCTATTGGAGGCGACCGCAGCTTCGCCCAGGCGAACACGTTCAACATCTACGGCGACAATCCCCAGCGCACCGCGCGGGCCATCGACCGGCGCCTCGCGCGGCTGGGCTCCGGTGCCGGCGCGCTCACCGATCGGGTGGGGTAG
- a CDS encoding phage tail assembly protein: protein MDAVELTYPPIDSTPQITPVKPPPGSPNDPARAGAPMEEAAEAPARPKVAGPAVAVLDFVAGREHTVTLRWPFVLDGITHSEVRIRRLTTEQVRQVIGVGEQSVDLYSAYALMTGLPPQVLRGLDAEDGLEVTEVCSDFLPQLLRTAFGFA, encoded by the coding sequence ATGGATGCCGTAGAGCTCACCTATCCGCCGATCGACAGCACGCCGCAGATCACCCCCGTCAAGCCACCGCCGGGCTCGCCGAACGATCCGGCGCGTGCGGGCGCGCCGATGGAGGAGGCGGCAGAGGCACCGGCCCGGCCCAAGGTGGCGGGGCCGGCTGTTGCGGTGCTGGATTTCGTCGCCGGCCGGGAACACACGGTGACGTTGCGGTGGCCCTTCGTGCTGGATGGCATCACGCACAGCGAGGTGAGGATTCGCCGCCTCACGACGGAGCAGGTCCGGCAAGTCATCGGTGTCGGCGAGCAGAGCGTCGACCTTTACTCGGCATACGCGCTTATGACCGGTCTACCGCCTCAAGTACTGCGCGGCCTCGATGCCGAAGATGGTCTGGAGGTGACGGAGGTCTGCTCGGATTTTTTGCCCCAACTGCTGCGGACGGCGTTCGGGTTCGCGTGA
- a CDS encoding phage major tail tube protein, which produces MKFVRKAGNLYVEGSNQWMGLKDYQLPTPRVKKETHSPGGGIMDVEIPIGAIEPLTFAFNTINAEPEVLGSFGMHLSQRRLFTVYELLQDEDEGTKRERIITMRGVLSETTPEQMAGRGVKGYGYQISSILDYEDVIEGYGIVARFTFKTNTWRGYGVAAGSDEDNRILRISASA; this is translated from the coding sequence ATGAAGTTCGTCCGCAAGGCCGGCAATCTCTATGTCGAAGGCTCCAACCAGTGGATGGGGCTGAAGGATTACCAGTTGCCGACGCCGCGGGTGAAGAAGGAGACCCACTCCCCCGGCGGCGGCATCATGGATGTCGAGATCCCCATCGGGGCCATCGAGCCGCTGACGTTCGCCTTCAACACCATCAACGCCGAGCCCGAGGTGCTGGGCTCCTTCGGCATGCACCTCTCGCAGCGCCGTCTCTTCACGGTCTACGAGCTGCTCCAGGACGAGGACGAGGGCACCAAGCGCGAGCGCATCATCACCATGCGCGGCGTTCTCTCGGAGACCACGCCCGAGCAGATGGCCGGGCGCGGCGTGAAGGGCTACGGCTATCAGATCAGCTCGATCCTCGACTACGAGGACGTGATCGAGGGCTACGGCATCGTCGCCCGCTTCACCTTCAAGACGAACACGTGGCGCGGCTACGGCGTCGCCGCCGGCAGCGACGAGGACAACCGCATCCTGCGGATTTCGGCGAGCGCGTAA
- a CDS encoding phage tail sheath family protein, with product MAALTKNHGVRFLDAGEDARTVLTPDFSTITIVAEAHEANPDIFPLETNVHLYGDEADKIAQLGDAGEIGETIDDLLSEGIAASILVRRVEKKSTRNEQIGAIIGDPSDRTGLWGLLDARAQTGVRPGIVISPGKTNDIFIGATDVTMTAQGAGYSQATATFASAGALVVPTGTCVIVGGKVTGIQITNAGIGIVAGVTCVITGDGEGATCTVATGAVANPAALTMSAVCKRLLAIGIPDGPNLTRTETAAWAEKLRRDDGRYLYAIDPAVRRFAVLDGSDDTILTRPASATVAALFAKRDRERGGPYWSPENQTSSGIVGTARPISYYDGEVDHEANFLVSTCGVNTFIEGKELFGSETLSNDTNWRFINKVRTENAIRASLPGALRKWRGELFTAHNALMVVKTVEQYLDELVSLGVVLGYTRYFDRGLNPNANMRQGILRIELPHENTPIISDMQFGMRPYAPAFDVLAADIQRALRGYDALTLAA from the coding sequence ATGGCAGCCCTCACGAAGAACCACGGCGTTCGCTTTCTCGACGCGGGCGAGGACGCGCGCACCGTTCTAACTCCGGACTTTTCCACCATCACGATCGTCGCCGAGGCGCACGAGGCGAACCCCGACATTTTTCCCCTCGAAACGAACGTGCACCTTTATGGTGACGAGGCCGACAAGATCGCCCAGCTCGGCGACGCCGGCGAGATCGGAGAGACGATCGACGATCTGCTTTCCGAAGGTATCGCTGCCTCGATCCTCGTGCGCCGCGTCGAGAAGAAGTCGACCCGCAACGAGCAGATCGGCGCCATTATCGGCGACCCCTCCGACCGCACCGGGTTGTGGGGCCTGCTCGACGCCCGCGCGCAGACCGGTGTTCGGCCGGGCATCGTTATCTCGCCGGGGAAAACCAACGACATCTTCATCGGAGCGACCGATGTCACCATGACGGCGCAGGGGGCGGGCTACAGTCAGGCCACCGCCACCTTTGCCTCGGCCGGCGCGCTCGTGGTGCCGACCGGCACCTGCGTCATCGTCGGCGGCAAGGTCACCGGCATCCAGATCACCAATGCCGGCATCGGTATCGTCGCCGGCGTCACCTGCGTCATCACCGGCGATGGCGAGGGCGCCACCTGCACCGTGGCGACGGGCGCCGTCGCCAACCCGGCCGCGCTCACCATGTCGGCCGTGTGCAAGCGCCTGCTCGCTATCGGCATCCCGGACGGGCCGAATCTCACCCGCACCGAGACCGCCGCCTGGGCCGAGAAGCTGCGTCGCGACGACGGGCGCTACCTCTACGCCATCGACCCGGCGGTGCGGCGCTTCGCCGTCCTGGACGGCTCGGACGACACCATCCTGACCCGGCCTGCCTCGGCGACGGTGGCGGCGCTGTTCGCCAAGCGCGACCGCGAGCGTGGCGGGCCCTACTGGAGCCCGGAAAACCAGACGTCGAGCGGCATCGTCGGCACGGCGCGGCCGATCTCCTATTACGACGGCGAGGTCGACCACGAGGCCAATTTCCTCGTCTCCACCTGCGGGGTGAATACCTTCATCGAGGGCAAGGAGCTGTTCGGCTCCGAGACCCTCTCGAACGACACCAACTGGCGCTTCATCAACAAGGTCCGCACCGAGAACGCCATCCGCGCCTCGCTGCCGGGCGCCCTGCGCAAGTGGCGCGGCGAACTGTTCACCGCGCACAACGCGCTCATGGTCGTGAAAACGGTCGAGCAGTATCTCGACGAGCTCGTCTCGCTCGGCGTGGTGCTCGGCTACACGCGCTATTTCGACCGCGGGCTCAACCCCAACGCCAACATGCGTCAGGGCATCCTGCGCATCGAGCTGCCGCACGAGAACACGCCGATCATCAGCGACATGCAGTTCGGCATGCGGCCCTACGCGCCGGCCTTCGACGTCCTCGCGGCCGACATCCAGCGGGCGCTGCGTGGCTATGACGCCCTGACCCTCGCCGCCTGA
- a CDS encoding DUF4815 domain-containing protein: protein MAYEHPSALSGAYDRTPSRPDWSEVIARDSAANERGYYAQASDINEVQAILRRRIGRVAELVARDGDRRAGAAISVDTETGTISLSEGQIYARGDVRLVPARVITDVALAGDVLVGIRLLTTYVTEEDDPALYGLHPGAAAEGEPGSARAIETASWALSDDEGSGDFVQVYLVKGGTVIDQTAPPALTGITQALAQYDRGSNGGNYITSGCRVTALAIAGGQQHFSIEEGEANIWGFKRTRLTALRHSVPLDWQTEVIAAEPHTFADGGTGTAVIQLNRGPIDTVTSVVITVEVTETMTRGFPANTSDALGHSSVSEIVAVSQGATTYVAGTDYVRAGDHVSWAPAGAEPAGGSSYDVTYRYLASVPLGSVIVGTDTITASGGVTGSLVTVGYKWRLPRIDLMCLDQSGQAVYVPGVPARDRPVPPIAPANLLALAALHQDWRGPAVVVNDGTRNVPYPLMWRYFNRLVDLLDLVALERLKSDIDRREPVAKRSVFVDPCTSDYYRDQGEEQTAAVFNGSIQLAIDPEFHVVEMAGPIMLDYVPEVIIRQERVTGCVKVNPYASFEPLPGVLLLTPAQDFWVETRTEWLSPQTARISGTSARTTVNDVVVDQRDELLDDLRQIELAFVVRGLAPGELLTSLVFDGVDVTPDPVLAGDAHGEAAGTFTIPAGILAGAKSVEATGGSGMKAFATFVGQGYVETTVMQRLTAVGVTPRPMSSFSGANLGLGVKDPQGQSFAATEPRHLLGVDVRACALGNPTNGLLIDLVTIEAGQPSTDVRASALVSVADVEVGDWIEARWPAPAIVRPELMAFTVGSDDNVHSISCADVGGFDIAGQQYLGAQPYTVGDRFDGSNGITWLPHPGSDLTFRVVACRFTATTKTAVLGEIDLVDCSDLMIAATVDLPTAACSFRFEIERAGGEVIVMLPGQVREFAEYITETVELRAVLTGTETVSPTLFPGVMVIAGKLRASGTYVSRAFTFGADIRLPVRFKGLLPAGSAVTVEYDLADDDWTAIALTESETIDGGWAERTHEVDHVTGFEGRIRLTLTGTPAARPSLADIRVPTI, encoded by the coding sequence ATGGCTTACGAGCACCCCTCCGCGCTTTCCGGGGCTTATGACCGCACGCCGAGCCGGCCGGACTGGTCGGAAGTCATCGCGCGCGACAGCGCGGCCAACGAACGCGGCTACTACGCCCAGGCGTCCGACATCAACGAGGTGCAGGCAATCCTGCGTCGGCGTATCGGCCGCGTCGCCGAGCTGGTCGCCCGTGACGGCGACCGGCGCGCCGGCGCCGCCATCTCCGTCGACACCGAGACCGGCACCATCTCGCTCTCCGAGGGCCAGATCTACGCGCGCGGCGACGTGCGCCTCGTGCCGGCCCGCGTCATCACCGACGTCGCGCTTGCCGGCGACGTCCTGGTCGGCATCCGGCTGCTGACCACCTATGTCACCGAGGAGGACGATCCGGCGCTCTATGGCCTGCATCCGGGCGCGGCGGCGGAGGGCGAACCGGGCTCGGCGCGCGCCATAGAGACCGCGAGCTGGGCGCTTTCCGATGACGAGGGCTCCGGCGATTTCGTCCAGGTCTATCTGGTGAAGGGCGGCACGGTCATCGATCAGACGGCGCCGCCGGCCCTGACCGGCATCACGCAGGCCCTCGCGCAGTACGATCGTGGGTCGAACGGCGGCAACTACATCACCAGCGGCTGCCGCGTCACCGCCCTCGCCATCGCCGGCGGCCAGCAGCACTTCTCCATCGAGGAGGGCGAAGCGAACATTTGGGGGTTCAAACGCACCAGGCTCACGGCGTTGCGCCATTCGGTGCCGCTGGACTGGCAGACCGAGGTGATCGCGGCCGAGCCTCACACCTTTGCCGATGGCGGCACCGGCACGGCCGTCATCCAGCTCAATCGCGGCCCGATCGACACTGTGACCTCTGTCGTCATCACCGTCGAGGTGACGGAGACGATGACGCGCGGCTTTCCGGCCAATACCTCGGACGCGCTCGGACACTCCTCGGTCTCCGAGATCGTCGCCGTCTCGCAGGGCGCCACCACCTATGTCGCTGGCACCGACTATGTGCGCGCCGGCGACCATGTGAGCTGGGCGCCCGCCGGCGCCGAGCCCGCCGGCGGATCGAGCTACGACGTCACCTATCGCTACCTCGCCTCGGTGCCGCTGGGCTCCGTCATCGTTGGCACCGACACCATTACCGCCTCGGGTGGCGTGACCGGATCGCTGGTGACGGTCGGGTATAAGTGGCGCCTGCCGCGCATCGACCTGATGTGTCTCGACCAGTCCGGGCAGGCCGTCTATGTGCCGGGCGTGCCGGCGCGCGACCGGCCCGTGCCGCCGATCGCGCCGGCGAACCTGCTCGCCCTCGCCGCGCTGCATCAGGACTGGCGCGGCCCGGCCGTGGTGGTGAACGACGGCACCCGCAATGTGCCGTACCCGCTGATGTGGCGCTATTTCAACCGTCTGGTCGACCTGCTCGACCTGGTCGCGCTGGAACGCCTCAAGAGCGACATCGACCGGCGCGAGCCGGTGGCCAAGCGCTCAGTTTTCGTGGATCCCTGCACCTCGGACTATTACCGCGACCAGGGCGAAGAACAGACGGCGGCCGTTTTCAACGGCTCCATCCAGCTCGCCATCGACCCGGAATTCCACGTCGTGGAGATGGCCGGGCCGATCATGCTGGATTACGTGCCCGAGGTGATCATCCGTCAGGAGCGCGTGACCGGCTGTGTCAAGGTCAACCCCTACGCCTCGTTCGAGCCGCTGCCGGGCGTGCTGCTTCTGACGCCGGCGCAGGACTTCTGGGTTGAAACCCGCACCGAGTGGCTGTCGCCGCAGACGGCGCGGATATCGGGCACCAGCGCGCGCACCACGGTCAACGACGTCGTTGTCGACCAGCGCGACGAGCTGCTCGACGATCTGCGGCAGATCGAGCTGGCGTTCGTCGTGCGCGGCCTCGCGCCCGGCGAGCTGCTGACCTCGCTGGTATTCGACGGCGTGGACGTGACGCCAGACCCGGTGCTCGCCGGCGATGCCCATGGCGAGGCGGCCGGCACGTTCACGATCCCGGCCGGCATCCTCGCCGGCGCTAAGTCCGTCGAGGCCACCGGCGGATCGGGCATGAAGGCGTTCGCGACGTTTGTCGGGCAGGGCTATGTCGAAACGACCGTCATGCAGCGGCTCACCGCTGTTGGCGTGACGCCCCGGCCGATGAGCAGCTTCAGCGGCGCCAATCTCGGGCTCGGCGTGAAAGACCCCCAGGGGCAAAGTTTCGCGGCAACGGAGCCCCGCCATTTGCTCGGCGTCGACGTGCGCGCCTGTGCGCTCGGCAACCCGACCAACGGGCTGCTGATCGACCTCGTGACGATCGAGGCCGGCCAGCCGAGCACCGATGTGCGGGCCTCCGCGCTCGTTTCCGTGGCCGACGTCGAGGTCGGCGACTGGATCGAGGCGCGCTGGCCGGCGCCCGCCATCGTGCGGCCGGAGCTGATGGCATTCACGGTCGGCAGCGATGACAACGTGCACTCCATCTCCTGCGCCGATGTCGGAGGATTCGACATTGCCGGCCAGCAGTACCTGGGGGCCCAGCCCTACACGGTCGGCGATAGATTTGATGGGAGCAACGGCATCACGTGGCTGCCTCATCCCGGCTCCGATCTGACCTTCCGCGTGGTGGCGTGCCGCTTCACCGCCACTACGAAAACCGCCGTGCTCGGCGAGATCGACCTCGTCGATTGCTCCGACCTGATGATCGCCGCGACCGTCGACCTGCCGACCGCCGCCTGCAGCTTCCGCTTCGAGATCGAGCGCGCCGGCGGCGAGGTGATTGTGATGCTGCCCGGTCAGGTGCGTGAGTTCGCCGAGTACATCACCGAGACCGTCGAGCTGCGGGCGGTGCTGACCGGCACGGAAACGGTCAGCCCGACGCTGTTCCCCGGCGTCATGGTGATCGCCGGCAAGCTGCGGGCCTCCGGCACCTATGTCTCGCGGGCCTTCACCTTCGGCGCCGACATCCGGCTGCCGGTGAGGTTCAAGGGCCTGTTGCCGGCGGGCTCGGCCGTCACCGTCGAATACGACCTCGCGGACGATGACTGGACGGCCATCGCCCTGACCGAGAGCGAGACCATCGACGGCGGCTGGGCCGAGCGCACGCATGAGGTTGACCACGTGACCGGCTTCGAGGGGCGCATCCGCCTGACGCTCACCGGCACGCCGGCGGCGCGGCCGTCGCTGGCAGATATCCGCGTGCCGACGATCTGA
- a CDS encoding phage tail protein, translating into MSHDAAALLPTSAHVFERTLARAVDPTDVLGPSIDALHGLKINNPTASMLPYLVYEYGLGMLSPYLPNLYDLIGEGVDWERVRGTPAAVHQALGWIGYSASIEYAPPRRRYWNTAQLQLGRLRNDEADLAGIDGLTWLSIPLRSDLWRVWHGHDVRPLEYGWTSWGNGYYGDDSGVRLDGIRAKFSFGRTVYIDHEMTGAELTALGVWIEPTGTEALTWGDFSWGDFAWVDDAALARSRSMAAAMPTGTAWAVFFDAGGDVIGYRRCRARSGVAPQPGGPYRVGASYFRPATPAVLLFVEVLTDFGDGYGFTAAAVGFVFGAEPLAPHKPGAAWLPAGGLDPDLPIVALHEHTIEFGRTVRERVAAILRF; encoded by the coding sequence TTGAGCCACGACGCCGCGGCCCTGCTGCCGACCTCTGCCCACGTCTTCGAACGCACGCTGGCGCGCGCGGTCGACCCTACCGATGTACTCGGCCCGTCGATCGACGCCCTGCACGGCCTCAAGATCAACAACCCGACCGCCTCCATGCTGCCGTATCTGGTGTACGAGTACGGGCTCGGCATGCTGTCGCCCTACCTGCCCAACCTCTACGACCTGATCGGTGAGGGCGTCGATTGGGAGCGGGTGCGAGGCACACCGGCGGCCGTGCACCAGGCGCTCGGCTGGATCGGCTATTCGGCCTCGATCGAGTACGCCCCGCCGCGCCGGCGCTACTGGAACACGGCGCAGCTCCAGCTCGGGCGGCTTCGGAACGACGAGGCGGACCTTGCCGGCATCGACGGCCTGACGTGGCTGTCCATCCCGCTGCGCTCGGACCTCTGGCGCGTGTGGCACGGCCATGATGTGCGCCCGCTCGAATATGGCTGGACCTCTTGGGGCAACGGCTATTACGGCGACGATTCCGGCGTCCGGCTTGACGGCATCCGCGCCAAATTCAGCTTCGGCCGGACGGTCTACATCGACCACGAAATGACCGGCGCCGAGCTGACGGCTCTCGGCGTCTGGATCGAGCCGACCGGGACCGAGGCGCTCACCTGGGGCGATTTCAGCTGGGGCGACTTCGCCTGGGTGGACGATGCCGCGCTCGCCCGCTCGCGCTCCATGGCGGCGGCGATGCCTACCGGCACCGCCTGGGCGGTGTTCTTCGACGCCGGCGGCGACGTCATCGGCTATCGGCGTTGCCGGGCGCGGAGCGGCGTGGCGCCTCAGCCCGGCGGCCCGTACCGCGTCGGCGCCAGCTATTTCCGGCCGGCCACACCGGCGGTGCTGCTCTTCGTCGAGGTGCTCACGGACTTCGGCGACGGCTACGGGTTCACCGCAGCGGCGGTCGGCTTCGTCTTCGGCGCCGAGCCGCTGGCGCCCCACAAGCCGGGCGCCGCGTGGCTGCCCGCCGGCGGGCTCGATCCCGATCTGCCGATCGTCGCTCTCCACGAGCACACCATCGAATTCGGCCGGACGGTGCGCGAGCGCGTCGCCGCCATACTGAGGTTCTGA